From the genome of Deltaproteobacteria bacterium, one region includes:
- a CDS encoding glycosyltransferase family 39 protein, translating into MVRAIESGNGFRRDASRGAPAVKSAGGTCPVFRRSARHATNPGDHRMGKKAREKRERATAPFEWPTWAAGGPVHWPSVALVVAVALVVRVIALGQMTATPYLQIDNIDARGYQVWASEILAGHWFPARHFYQSPLYAYYLAVVTTIFGPSPWPPRAIQAALGAASTGLLTIVGTTIFDRRIGLVAGLLLATYGPMVLEEISLGKTALLIFGGLVGFLLFLRALAARRAAVMAAAGLAFGVTVIGVGQWLPALVGLGLYAGFGGVAPKPVARRLAACFLGGALIALAPVILWNSVRGGGLMLTSGDAGLNLYLGNNPLTTGLSGRPKGLRDVPEFEEGDSKLLAERAAGHALTPAGVSRHWARKAAGWAATHPIDFVATTARKVTVLWNSYEIPDSYHFAFIRAQYLPWLWAGTSFAIVGPLGLLGLVLAARHPAARPLYVVCLGYLGVIALFYVRSRYRMPALPFLMVFAAVAVDRAIRILPREDWRPLAALVAGLVAAGVFVNHAYCEPATAHAPAICLDGDVWFDSEWQKLAEAHERRGELETALGYLRRAEAGESQRGPGQTQLWIGRLELALAERTSGAGQRAHLAAAVPALERAVRHGFHVWEAETYLATVHQMDGRPEPALAASRRAVRTRPRDPNVLGRALRLRVALGRCDEAVEIREDLRRLRPDDSQADALLASCRSGS; encoded by the coding sequence ATGGTGCGCGCGATCGAGAGCGGCAACGGCTTCCGCCGCGACGCGAGCCGCGGCGCGCCCGCGGTGAAGAGCGCCGGCGGCACCTGCCCGGTGTTCCGTCGCTCGGCGCGACACGCTACGAATCCGGGCGACCACCGGATGGGAAAGAAGGCACGTGAGAAACGCGAGCGCGCGACGGCTCCCTTCGAGTGGCCGACGTGGGCCGCCGGCGGGCCGGTGCACTGGCCGTCGGTCGCGCTCGTCGTGGCCGTGGCGCTCGTCGTGCGCGTGATCGCGCTCGGGCAGATGACCGCGACGCCCTACCTCCAGATCGACAACATCGACGCGCGCGGCTACCAGGTCTGGGCGAGCGAGATCCTCGCCGGCCACTGGTTTCCGGCCAGGCACTTCTACCAGTCGCCCCTCTACGCCTACTACCTGGCCGTCGTGACGACGATCTTCGGGCCCTCCCCGTGGCCGCCGCGCGCGATCCAGGCCGCGCTCGGCGCCGCCAGCACGGGACTCCTCACGATCGTCGGCACGACGATCTTCGACCGCCGGATCGGCCTCGTCGCCGGGCTCCTGCTCGCGACCTACGGCCCGATGGTCCTCGAGGAGATCTCGCTCGGAAAAACGGCGCTCCTCATCTTCGGCGGCCTCGTCGGATTCCTGCTCTTCCTGCGCGCGCTCGCCGCGCGGCGGGCCGCCGTCATGGCGGCGGCCGGTCTCGCCTTCGGCGTCACCGTGATCGGCGTCGGGCAATGGCTCCCGGCGCTCGTCGGCCTCGGACTCTACGCCGGCTTCGGCGGCGTCGCCCCGAAACCCGTCGCCCGCCGTCTCGCGGCGTGCTTCCTCGGCGGCGCGCTCATCGCCCTGGCACCCGTCATCCTGTGGAACAGCGTGCGGGGCGGCGGGCTCATGCTGACCAGCGGCGACGCCGGGCTGAACCTCTACCTCGGCAACAACCCGCTCACCACGGGTCTCTCCGGCCGGCCGAAAGGCCTCCGCGACGTGCCCGAGTTCGAGGAGGGCGACTCGAAGCTCCTCGCCGAGCGCGCCGCCGGCCATGCGCTCACGCCCGCCGGCGTGTCCCGCCACTGGGCGCGCAAGGCCGCGGGGTGGGCCGCGACACACCCCATCGACTTCGTCGCCACCACCGCGAGGAAGGTCACCGTCCTCTGGAACAGCTACGAGATCCCCGACAGCTACCATTTCGCCTTCATCCGCGCGCAGTACCTGCCCTGGCTCTGGGCCGGCACGAGCTTCGCGATCGTCGGGCCGCTCGGGCTCCTCGGGCTCGTGCTCGCCGCGCGCCACCCGGCGGCGCGGCCGCTCTACGTCGTCTGCCTCGGCTACCTCGGGGTGATCGCGCTCTTCTACGTCCGCTCCCGTTACCGCATGCCGGCGCTGCCGTTCCTGATGGTGTTCGCGGCCGTGGCCGTCGACCGGGCGATCCGCATCCTGCCGCGCGAGGACTGGCGGCCGCTCGCGGCGCTCGTCGCCGGCCTCGTCGCGGCCGGCGTCTTCGTGAACCACGCCTACTGCGAGCCGGCGACGGCGCACGCGCCCGCGATCTGCCTCGACGGGGACGTCTGGTTCGACAGCGAGTGGCAGAAGCTCGCGGAGGCGCACGAGCGCCGCGGCGAGCTCGAGACCGCGCTCGGCTACCTGCGCCGCGCGGAGGCGGGCGAGTCGCAGCGCGGACCCGGGCAGACCCAGCTCTGGATCGGCCGCCTCGAGCTCGCGCTCGCGGAGCGGACGAGCGGCGCCGGACAGCGCGCCCATCTCGCCGCCGCCGTACCGGCGCTCGAGCGCGCCGTCCGCCACGGCTTCCACGTCTGGGAGGCCGAGACCTACCTCGCGACCGTCCACCAGATGGACGGCCGACCCGAGCCGGCGCTCGCCGCGAGCCGGCGCGCCGTGCGTACGCGGCCGCGCGATCCGAACGTGCTCGGCCGCGCGCTCCGCCTCCGCGTGGCGCTCGGCCGCTGCGACGAGGCGGTCGAGATCCGCGAGGACCTCCGCCGACTGCGCCCCGACGATTCGCAGGCCGATGCGCTGCTCGCGAGTTGTCGGAGCGGGAGCTGA
- the rsmI gene encoding 16S rRNA (cytidine(1402)-2'-O)-methyltransferase, with amino-acid sequence MAGTLYVVATPIGNLGDLTERARATLAAVDLIAAEDTRRTGRLLSHLGISRPLRSYYDAVEAVRAPALVAELVAGRSVALVSDAGTPGIADPGYRIVRAAIAAGVPVVPVPGPSALTAFLPVSGLPTDRFVFEGFLPARAGERRRRLAALAGEPRTLVFFETGPRLAASLADLAAAFGPRPAAIGRELTKLHEEVVRDDLAGLAARAETLVAKGEIVIGVAGAPAPARDAVDSADAGLADEIRRRRAAGTSVRDVADGLARERGLNRRAVYRLVLTLERA; translated from the coding sequence ATGGCGGGCACGCTCTACGTGGTGGCGACCCCGATCGGGAACCTCGGCGACCTGACGGAGCGGGCGCGGGCGACGCTCGCCGCGGTCGACCTGATCGCGGCCGAGGACACCCGGCGGACCGGGCGTCTGCTGTCGCATCTCGGCATCAGCCGGCCGCTCCGGAGCTACTACGACGCGGTCGAGGCTGTGCGTGCGCCGGCGCTCGTGGCCGAGCTCGTCGCGGGCCGGTCGGTCGCGCTCGTCTCCGACGCGGGGACCCCGGGGATCGCCGACCCAGGCTACCGCATCGTCCGGGCGGCGATCGCGGCCGGGGTGCCGGTCGTGCCGGTGCCGGGCCCGTCGGCGCTGACGGCGTTCCTGCCCGTGTCGGGTCTCCCGACCGACCGTTTCGTCTTCGAAGGCTTCCTCCCGGCGCGGGCAGGCGAGCGCCGCCGACGGCTCGCCGCGCTCGCCGGGGAGCCGCGGACGCTCGTCTTCTTCGAGACTGGGCCGCGCCTCGCGGCGTCCCTCGCCGACCTGGCGGCCGCTTTCGGTCCACGGCCCGCCGCGATCGGCCGGGAGCTCACGAAGCTCCACGAGGAGGTCGTCCGCGACGATCTCGCCGGCCTCGCCGCGCGCGCCGAGACGCTGGTCGCGAAGGGCGAAATCGTGATCGGGGTCGCGGGCGCGCCCGCGCCGGCGCGCGACGCCGTCGATTCCGCCGATGCCGGGCTCGCCGACGAGATCCGGCGGCGCCGGGCCGCCGGCACGAGCGTGCGCGACGTCGCTGATGGCCTCGCGCGCGAACGCGGCCTCAATCGTCGCGCCGTGTACCGCCTCGTCCTGACGCTCGAGCGCGCGTGA